From a region of the Triticum aestivum cultivar Chinese Spring chromosome 7D, IWGSC CS RefSeq v2.1, whole genome shotgun sequence genome:
- the LOC123169642 gene encoding RING-H2 finger protein ATL47: protein MLLAATACCFLADEAKKSQDGGGGGGGGGGGGGGGLGISPVVLVVVLVLAALVFVSGLLHLLVRLLRWRARARTGATEDGGSEAGEGGGGGRGAGEESALQRQLQQLFHLHDSGLDQAVIDALPVFLYGEVVVGAGNGAGAKEPFDCAVCLCEFAGDDRLRLLPLCGHAFHIDCIDTWLLSNSTCPLCRRVLAADDDAGAAGLLLDEGWGQEGEGAVFPVRLGKFKSTARAAGPGPVDADGIVAAEEGDAGSSSSSLDARRCYSMGSYQYVLAEASLQVSVHRRHGDGANGGAERMRGPRGVVAGGANPPGFGGGEGKRIGAGSKGDSFSVSKIWQWPRNGKGKLPVLAPDGSPAVDGALQWPRRSVGES, encoded by the coding sequence ATGTTGCTAGCCGCCACGGCGTGCTGCTTCCTCGCCGACGAGGCCAAGAAGAGCCaggacggcggcgggggcggcggcggagggggaggaggaggaggaggagggctgggGATTAGCCCGGTGGTGCTGGTCGTGGTGCTGGTGCTGGCCGCGCTCGTGTTCGTCTCCGGCCTGCTGCACCTGCTCGTCAGGCTCCTGCGGTGGCGCGCCCGCGCGCGCACCGGGGCGACGGAGGATGGAGGGAGCGAGgcgggggagggaggcggcggagggcgggGGGCCGGGGAGGAGTCGGCGCTGCAGCGGCAGCTGCAGCAGCTGTTCCACCTGCACGACTCCGGGCTCGACCAGGCCGTCATCGACGCGCTGCCGGTGTTCCTCTACGGGGAGGTGGTGGTCGGCGCCGGGAACGGCGCGGGCGCCAAGGAGCCGTTCGACTGCGCGGTGTGCCTGTGCGAGTTCGCCGGCGACGACCGGCTCCGGCTGCTGCCGCTGTGCGGCCACGCGTTCCACATCGACTGCATCGACACCTGGCTGCTCTCCAACTCCACCTGCCCGCTCTGCCGCCGCGTGCTCGCCGCCGACGACGACGCCGGCGCCGCGGGCCTCCTGCTCGACGAGGGGTGGGGGCAGGAGGGGGAGGGCGCGGTGTTCCCGGTGCGCCTCGGCAAGTTCAAGAGcactgccagggcggccggccccGGCCCCGTCGACGCCGACGGCATtgtggcggcggaggagggcgacgcgggcagcagcagcagcagcctggACGCCAGGCGGTGCTACTCGATGGGCTCCTACCAGTACGTCCTCGCCGAGGCCAGCCTGCAGGTGTCCGTCCACCGGCGGCACGGCGACGGCGCCAACGGAGGCGCGGAGAGGATGAGGGGCCCGAGAGGGGTCGTCGCCGGCGGTGCGAATCCGCCCGGCTTTGGCGGGGGCGAGGGCAAGAGGATCGGCGCGGGCAGCAAGGGCGACAGCTTCTCGGTGTCCAAGATCTGGCAGTGGCCGCGCAACGGCAAGGGGAAGCTCCCCGTGCTCGCGCCCGACGGCTCGCCGGCGGTGGACGGCGCGCTGCAGTGGCCGAGGAGGAGCGTCGGGGAGTCGTGA